A single window of Sulfurimonas sp. hsl 1-7 DNA harbors:
- a CDS encoding sensor histidine kinase, whose protein sequence is MFVNLRISIFVFYFLTVIAFLAISYYFLDVLGVSNFYIYSVVLLCIIILSGIFISKLAIDPLAEYVTNLQNLSKETLHELNLPISTITTNTQMIKKNLEDEKALKRVARIESACDMLKQRYDELDYLIKMQSKQNIKEMVDLSALVQERITFLQRIYPNKNFNLNLENFSLEIDRVGLSKVIDNLIDNGVKYSPKSQNIDINLQKKTLTIQDYGIGMDEVELLQIYDNFYQSNKHMQGFGIGLSMVKRFCDENKIELSVTSKLNQGTKVSLKF, encoded by the coding sequence TTGTTTGTTAACTTAAGAATTAGTATCTTTGTATTTTACTTTTTAACAGTGATCGCATTTCTGGCAATTTCATACTATTTTTTAGATGTACTTGGCGTGAGCAACTTTTATATCTATAGTGTAGTTTTACTCTGTATCATTATTTTGTCGGGTATTTTTATCTCTAAACTTGCTATCGACCCGTTAGCAGAATATGTAACAAACCTTCAAAATCTTTCAAAAGAAACATTGCATGAACTCAATCTCCCTATAAGTACGATCACGACAAATACGCAAATGATCAAGAAGAATCTTGAAGATGAGAAAGCACTTAAAAGGGTTGCGAGAATCGAGTCGGCATGTGATATGTTAAAACAAAGATACGATGAGCTTGATTACCTTATTAAGATGCAGTCAAAACAAAACATCAAGGAGATGGTAGACCTTAGTGCTCTTGTTCAAGAGAGAATCACATTTTTACAAAGGATCTATCCAAATAAAAACTTTAATTTAAATCTGGAAAATTTTTCTCTGGAGATAGACAGAGTAGGGCTTTCCAAGGTAATTGACAATTTAATCGATAATGGGGTAAAATACTCACCTAAATCACAAAATATAGATATAAATCTACAAAAAAAAACACTCACAATTCAAGACTACGGTATTGGAATGGATGAGGTTGAACTACTTCAGATTTATGATAATTTCTATCAATCCAATAAACATATGCAGGGTTTTGGTATAGGGCTTTCGATGGTGAAGCGGTTTTGTGATGAAAATAAGATAGAATTGAGTGTGACATCAAAACTGAATCAAGGTACGAAAGTATCTTTAAAATTTTAA
- the exbB gene encoding TonB-system energizer ExbB, producing the protein METTNLMAYAEQAIDYGVMGTLILMSVVTLWLFIERMMFYKTVRVEEYKHRDELEMDLTNNINVISAIGANAPYIGLLGTVLGIMLTFYTLGDVGAVDAKKIMTGLALALKATAMGLIVAIPAIVTYTIALRKVEKILTRYDIATEQQEA; encoded by the coding sequence ATGGAAACAACAAATTTAATGGCATATGCCGAACAAGCAATAGATTACGGGGTAATGGGTACTTTAATACTGATGAGTGTTGTGACGCTTTGGTTGTTTATAGAAAGAATGATGTTTTACAAAACAGTAAGAGTTGAAGAGTACAAGCACAGAGATGAGTTGGAGATGGATCTGACGAATAATATCAATGTTATAAGTGCTATTGGCGCAAATGCTCCGTATATCGGTCTTCTTGGAACAGTTCTTGGAATTATGCTGACATTTTATACTTTGGGTGATGTAGGTGCGGTAGATGCAAAGAAAATTATGACAGGACTTGCACTTGCACTTAAAGCAACGGCTATGGGACTTATTGTAGCAATTCCGGCTATTGTGACATATACTATTGCTTTGAGAAAAGTTGAAAAGATATTAACAAGATACGACATTGCCACTGAGCAACAAGAGGCGTAA
- the exbD gene encoding TonB system transport protein ExbD: MSKCRKTQKRFDQINVIPFIDIMLVLLVMVLTTATFIKQGVIPVNLPEASSSEKKEEKKEVTVYVNDKGEMFFEKEKVDLGTLEQKIAAISKEQTVILRSDKESKFQDFVSVMDILKKLGHEQLYIVTKND, from the coding sequence ATGTCTAAGTGCAGAAAAACACAGAAGAGGTTTGATCAGATAAACGTTATCCCATTTATCGATATTATGCTTGTTCTTTTGGTAATGGTTTTAACAACTGCTACTTTTATCAAGCAGGGCGTTATCCCTGTTAATCTTCCCGAAGCTTCTTCATCTGAGAAAAAAGAGGAGAAAAAAGAGGTTACTGTATATGTGAACGACAAAGGTGAAATGTTCTTTGAAAAAGAGAAGGTTGATCTTGGCACGTTAGAGCAAAAAATAGCAGCTATCTCAAAAGAGCAAACGGTAATACTAAGAAGTGATAAAGAGTCTAAGTTTCAGGATTTTGTGAGTGTAATGGATATTTTAAAAAAGCTGGGACACGAGCAATTGTATATAGTGACAAAAAACGACTAA